The sequence below is a genomic window from Ottowia sp. SB7-C50.
GGACTATGCACCGCGCGCGAGCGCCAACGCACTGCATTCCGGATCACTTTCGATGAACACCAACCTACAACGGTCGTTAGACAACGGCCCCATGAGTCGTTTCCAATGGATCGCGATCGCCATCTGCGTCATGCTCAACGCGCTCGATGGATTCGACGTCCTGGTCATGGCTTTTACCGCGGCCAGCGTCTCGGCCGAATGGAAGCTCAACGGTGCCCAACTGGGCATGCTTTTCAGTGCCGGGCTGTTTGGCATGGCTGCCGGCTCGGTCGCGCTGGCCCCGCTGGCGGATCGCTGGGGTCGTCAGCGGGTGACGCTGCTGAGTCTGGTGCTGATCAGCGTCGGCATGGTTCTCTCGGGTTTCGCCAGCAGTGTCAACCAGTTGGCCCTGATGCGCGCCGTCACAGGCCTGGGCATCGGCGGCATGCTCGCCAGCGTTACGGTAATCATCGGCGAATACTCGTCCGCGAAGTGGCGCAGCACCAACATCGCGCTCTACACCGCAGGTTACCCGCTGGGCGCCACGCTGGGCGGCTTGGGCGCCGCGTGGCTGCTGCAACACGATGGATGGCGCTCCGTCTTCATTGCTGGGGGCATCGCGACGGCAGCGATGATTCCGATTGTCTGGTTGCGCCTGCCCGAGTCGGTGGACTATCTTCTGACGCGCCGACCGCCCGATGCCCTGGCGCGCATCAATCGCCTCCTGCGCCAGATCGGGCACGCGCCGCTACCGCAATTGCCCACGCAGACGACCGCCTCCACGGTGGAACGGGGCAACGTCATCGTCGGGCTGTTTAGGCACGGCCTCGCACGCAATACGCTAATGGTCTGGGCGGCCTTCTTCCTGCTGATGTTCAGCTTCTACTTTGCCCTGAGTTGGACGCCCAAGCTGCTGGTCACGGCTGGGCTATCGACCACCCAGGGCATCACGGGCGGAGTGCTGCTCAATCTGGGGGGGCATCGTGGGCGGCGTTCTCTTCGGCGCGCTCGCGGTACGCGTTCGACTTGCGAAGCTCACCGCGTTCAGCCTGCTCATGTCGGCGCTGGCGATGGCGGCATTCGCGATCGGGTCGGGCGCACTGAGCACAGCGTTTGCGGCCGCGTTCGCGATCGGCGTGTTCCTCTTTGGCGCCATGGCAGGGCTCTATGGCGTGGCGCAGGCTGCCTATCCGGCCGCACTCCGGGGAACTGGCGTTGGCTATGCCATTGGCGTCGGGCGACTGGGCGCCATTCTCGCGCCCATGATGGCCGGCCTGCTGCTCGACGGCGGCTGGAAGCCTGCCGGCCTCTACTACACCTTCGCGCTACCGCTGATCCTGGGTGCGGTGGCGGTGATGCTGGCCGCGGCGGGGCGCGCAGCGACGGATAAGGCTGGCATCGACGAGATTGATGGGGTGACGTCGTGAGCAGCCCGGTCCAGGAGCTTCGCGTGCTGGTTGCGCGCAAGACTGTCGAAGCCGTGGACATCTGCGGCTTGGAACTCGTCGCAGCAGAGGGGCAATCGCTGCCGCCTTTCTCCGCCGGATCGCATGTCGACGTTCATCTGGGCGACGGCCTGGTGCGCCAATATTCGCTGTGCAACGACCCGTCGGAGCAGCACCGCTACCAACTGGCCGTGCTGCGCGACCCGGCTTCGCGTGGGGGCTCAAGCGCCGTGCATGCCCGCGTGAAAGAAGGCGACACGCTGCGCATTAGCGTGCCGCGCAACCACTTTGCCCTCGCGCATGAAGCGCGCCAGCATCTGCTGCTGGCTGGTGGCATCGGCGTCACGCCGATCCTGTGCATGGCCGAGCGCCTCGCCACCATGAACGCCGAGTTCCGCATGCACTACGCATCGCGCTCACCTGACCGCACCGCCTTCTTGGACCGCATCCGTCGCGCTTCGTTCGCCCATCGGGTCGACTTCCACTTCGACAACGGCGATGCCACTCAGAAACTGGACTTGCCCGTTGTGCTAGCCAAGCCAACACCCCACACTCACCTCTACGTTTGCGGACCGCAAGGCTTTATGAGCGCAGTGCTCGACACCGCACGGGCGCAGGGCTGGAGCGAGACACAGCTGCACTGGGAGTTCTTCGCCGCCGAAACCAACGCCGCACCCCGCAGTGGTGACGAGGCGTTCGAGGTGCAGCTGGCCAGTTCGGGTCGCGTGATTTGCGTCCCTGCTGACCAGACCGTGACGCAGGCGCTGGCCCTGGCCAGCGTGGCTGTTCCGGTGTCGTGCGAGCAGGGTGTGTGCGGCACCTGCCTCACGCGCGTGCTTTCGGGCACGCCCGACCACCGCGACATGTACCTCACCCCAGCCGAACAAGCGCTGAACGACCAGTTCACGCCCTGCTGCTCGCGTGCGAGGTGCAAGCGCCTAGTGCTCGATCTGTAACGGTTCACGGTCGCCAGACCGCGCGCTGTAGATTCTGAAAGCCGCGCCGCCCGACGTGATGAACCACAACCTGGAGACGGTGCCGCGCCTGTACAAGGAAGCGCGCCCGGGCAGCGACTATGCCTTCAGCCTCAACCTGCTGAAAAAGTTCAAGGCGCTGCACCCCGACGTGCCCACCAAGAGCGGCCTGATGGTCGGCCTGGGTGAGACCGACGAGGAGATTCTGGAAGTGATGCGCGACTTGCGCGCGCACGGCGTGGACATGCTCACCATCGGCCAGTACCTGGCGCCCAGCAACGCGCACCTGTCGGTCAAGCGCTACGTGCACCCCGACACCTTCAAGATGTTCGAGCGGGAGGCGTATGCCATGGGCTTTACCCACGCGGCCGTGGGCGCCATGGTGCGCTCCAGCTACCACGCAGACAAGCAGGCGCAGGCGGCGGGGGTGTAAACCGGCTTTACCCGTGCGTCAACTGCGGTAATTGCGTCCTACACGCGCTGCGTCATCGCACTGACATACGCGGGCCGCGAGCGGGCCTACAGTCGATACCAAGGTGATCGAGAAACCTTCCAGACAAGTCGCAAGACCCGTCAGCCAGGAATCAAAGCCACCTTCCTTCAGCAACCCGAAGACCAGCATCCAGCGGTTCCGAATCTCAAACGGCGTCAAAGCCCGATGACGGACGAACCAAGGAAGTACGGACGAGGCGAGCAGAAGGTAAGACTGACATTCCGAGGCGTCTTCAAGACAACTTGAAATGACGGTCCGGCAGGAAAGGACGTTTGAACACGCTCGTTGAACCTGTGTCAATGTGGCAGTCTGACTGAAGATCCAGCCAAACAAGCGCCCACTTCGGTGGGCGCTTTCCTTTGTGCGCCTGTTTTTCCGTGCGAGTCGGGCTGCGCCACGGCGCGTCCGGTTCGACCGCCAACGCGGCTCATCCCCGACTATGATGCGCGGCCCATGCCCGCCGCCCGTTCACACACCGCCACCGCCAACCTGCTGGCGCTTGCCACCATCGCCTTGTGGGCCAGTCTGGCTGCGCTGGGCACGGCGCTGGCGCATGTGCCGCCGTTTCTGCTGACCGGGCTGGGGCTGCTGGCGGGCAGCGTGATCGCGCTGCCGCTGGTGCGCTTTGACGTGCGGCGGCTGGCCGTGGCGCCGCGCGCGCTGGCGCTGGGCGTGTACGGGCTGTTCGGCTACCACTTTCTGCTGTTCACCGCGCTGCAACTGGCGCCGCCGGTCGAGGCCAATCTGGTCAACTACCTGTGGCCGCTCGGCATCGTGCTGATGGCGCCGATGCTGCTGCCGGGCGTGCGCCTGAGCGCGGCGCATGTGCTGGCGGCATTCGTGGGGCTGGCGGGCGCGGCGATCGCGATCCTGGGGCGCGGCGCGGCCAGCCCGGCCGCGGGCGGCCACCCCATGGCCGCCGTGGGCTTTGCCGCCGCGGCCGGCGCGGCCTTCATCTGGTCAAGCTATTCGCTGCTGACCAAGCGGCTGACGCTGACGGGCCAGCCCTTTCCCACCGCGGCCATAGGCACCTTCGGACTGGTGTCGGGCCTGCTGTCGCTGGGGTGCCATGCGCTGCTGGAGCCGAGCGTGAGCCTGTCGGCGCGCGACGGCCTGCTGATCGCCGCGCTGGGCCTGGGGCCTCTGGGCGGTGCGTTCTTTTTGTGGGACGCGGCGCTGAAGCTGGGCGACGCGCGCCAGATCGGCGTGCTGAGCTACCTCACGCCGCTGCTGTCCACCTTGATCCTGCTGTGGACGACCGGGCGGCCGCTCAGCTGGAACATCGGGCTGGCCACCGCGCTGATTCTGGGCGCGGCGGTGGCGGGCACGCGGGCGCGCTGATTGCTACCATAAGCATAGCTACAGACGAAGATTAGATCAGCGCAAACGCGCGATTCAACTGATTTCTTGCACCGTCACACGGCCAGCAACGCCGCTGGCTCGTCGCTGTCCAGCACGCTCTGCGCCCAGGCCGTCAGCTTGTCGGTGTCGGCGCGCAGGATTTCCTGCTTCACGGCCAGGATCTGCGACGGGTGCATCGAGAAGCTGCGCAGCCCCAGGCCGAGCAGCAGGCGCGTCATGGTCGGGTCGCCCGCCATTTCGCCGCACACGCTGACCGGCTTGCCCTGGCGCGCGCCTTCGGCAATGGTGTCGGCCAGCAGCCGCAGCACGGCGGGGTGCAGCTGGTCGTACAGGTGCGCCACCGACTCGTCGGCGCGGTCAATGGCCAGCGTGTACTGGATCAGGTCGTTGGTGCCGACCGACAGGAAGTCGAAGTGCCGCAAGAACAGCCGCAGCGACAGCGCCGCCGCCGGCACCTCGATCATGGCGCCCAGCGTGACGGGGCCGTGCACCTGGCCGCGCTGGTCGAGCTGCGCGCGCGCCTTGTCGATCATCTCCAGCGTCTGGCGGATTTCGCTGGCGTGCGCCAGCATGGGCACCAGCAGATGCACCCGCCCATGCGCCGCGGCGCGCAGGATGGCGCGCAGCTGGGTGAGGAACATGGCTGGCTCGGCCAGGCTCCAGCGGATGGCGCGCAGGCCCAGCGCAGGGTTCAGGTGCGTGTCGGCGCGCCGGTCGTCCAGCGGCTTGTCGGCGCCGATATCGATGGTGCGGATGGTGACGGGCAGGCCCATCATGCCCTCGACGGCGGCGCGGTAGGCGGCGTACTGTTCTTCCTCATCGGGCAGCTTGCCCTCGCGCCCCATAAACAGGAATTCGGACCGGAACAACCCCACGCCGACCGCGCCCACGCCCAGCGCCAGCGCGGTGTCGGCCGGCTGCTCGATGTTGGCCAGCAGCTCGACGCGCTGGCCGTCCAGCGTGACGGCGGGCGTGTTCTTCAGGCGCGCCAGGCGGCCGCGCTCCAGCTCGCCCTGGCGCTGCTTGAAGCCGTATTCGGCCAGGATGATGGGCGACGGGTCGACGATCATCACGCCGGCGTCGCCGTCGATGATGACCCAGTCGTCCTGCCGCACCAGGTGGCTGGCCGAGCGCGCGCCCACCACGGCGGGAATGTCCATGCTGCGCGCCACGATGGCGGTGTGGCTGGTCTTGCCGCCGACGTCGGTGACGAAGCCGGCGAACACGCTCTTCTTGAACTGCAGCATGTCGGCCGGCGACAAATCGTGCGCCACCAGCACCAGCGGCACGTCCTGCGTGTCGCCCAGGCCCAGCTCGTGCTGACGGGCCGGGCGCGGCGGCGGCGCGGCAACGGGCGTGGCCGCGCCCTTCATGTGCAGCAGCACGCGCTCGACCACCTGCTCCAGGTCGGCCTTGCGCTCGCGCAGGTACGGATCCTCCATCTCGTCGAACTGCCGCACCAGCACCTCGAGCTGGCTGACCAGCGCCCATTCGGCGTTGTACAGCCGCTCCTTGATCCAGCGACGGATTTCATACGCCAGCGCCTCGTCCTGCAGCAGCATCAGGTGCACGTCCAGCATCGCCGCCAGCTCGGGCGGCGCGTCGCGCGGCATGGTGGCCTGCAGGCGCTGCAGTTCGTCGATGACGGCATTGCGCGCCACGCGCAGACGCTCGATCTCGGCCTTGATCTGGTCCGGCTCGATGAAGTAGTGCGCCACGTCCACCCGGCTCGACGCCACCAGCACCGCGCGCCCAATGGCGATGCCACGGGCAACCGGCAGGCCGTGGATGGAGAAGGTCACGCGGCGTTCCTCATGGCGCGCTCCCTGTCGATGCCGCGCAGCGTGGCAAGCGCCGACGAAACTTTCACCGTCATTCCCGCGAAGGCGGGAATCCATGGGCGTATGCGGTGCACGACGCTCAATGACAGGCGAGGCGCCGCATGGATTCCCGCCTTCGCGGGAATGACGGCGGTGGACGAAGCAGCACGCGACTCGAACGAATCACCGCCACCACCGGCCTGCGCAGCAAGGCCCCCCCAAAGGCCGCGGAGCAGGCCGCGCGCGGACGCCGTGGCCGGGGTTTCCCCGGCCACCAGCGTCGTCCCCCCTCCGGGGGGAAGGCGCGCAGCGCCTCAGGGGGGAGCTCATCCCCCTTCTCCGAACTTGTCCGCAATCAGCGCCAGCAGCGCGTCCATCGCCTCCTGCTCCTGCGGGCCGTTGGTTTCCAGCGTGACCTGGCTGCCGATGCCGGCGGCCAGCATCATCACGCCCATGATGCTCTTGGCGTTGACGCGGCGCTCGCCC
It includes:
- a CDS encoding PDR/VanB family oxidoreductase, whose amino-acid sequence is MSSPVQELRVLVARKTVEAVDICGLELVAAEGQSLPPFSAGSHVDVHLGDGLVRQYSLCNDPSEQHRYQLAVLRDPASRGGSSAVHARVKEGDTLRISVPRNHFALAHEARQHLLLAGGIGVTPILCMAERLATMNAEFRMHYASRSPDRTAFLDRIRRASFAHRVDFHFDNGDATQKLDLPVVLAKPTPHTHLYVCGPQGFMSAVLDTARAQGWSETQLHWEFFAAETNAAPRSGDEAFEVQLASSGRVICVPADQTVTQALALASVAVPVSCEQGVCGTCLTRVLSGTPDHRDMYLTPAEQALNDQFTPCCSRARCKRLVLDL
- the ptsP gene encoding phosphoenolpyruvate--protein phosphotransferase — its product is MTFSIHGLPVARGIAIGRAVLVASSRVDVAHYFIEPDQIKAEIERLRVARNAVIDELQRLQATMPRDAPPELAAMLDVHLMLLQDEALAYEIRRWIKERLYNAEWALVSQLEVLVRQFDEMEDPYLRERKADLEQVVERVLLHMKGAATPVAAPPPRPARQHELGLGDTQDVPLVLVAHDLSPADMLQFKKSVFAGFVTDVGGKTSHTAIVARSMDIPAVVGARSASHLVRQDDWVIIDGDAGVMIVDPSPIILAEYGFKQRQGELERGRLARLKNTPAVTLDGQRVELLANIEQPADTALALGVGAVGVGLFRSEFLFMGREGKLPDEEEQYAAYRAAVEGMMGLPVTIRTIDIGADKPLDDRRADTHLNPALGLRAIRWSLAEPAMFLTQLRAILRAAAHGRVHLLVPMLAHASEIRQTLEMIDKARAQLDQRGQVHGPVTLGAMIEVPAAALSLRLFLRHFDFLSVGTNDLIQYTLAIDRADESVAHLYDQLHPAVLRLLADTIAEGARQGKPVSVCGEMAGDPTMTRLLLGLGLRSFSMHPSQILAVKQEILRADTDKLTAWAQSVLDSDEPAALLAV
- a CDS encoding DMT family transporter, which codes for MPAARSHTATANLLALATIALWASLAALGTALAHVPPFLLTGLGLLAGSVIALPLVRFDVRRLAVAPRALALGVYGLFGYHFLLFTALQLAPPVEANLVNYLWPLGIVLMAPMLLPGVRLSAAHVLAAFVGLAGAAIAILGRGAASPAAGGHPMAAVGFAAAAGAAFIWSSYSLLTKRLTLTGQPFPTAAIGTFGLVSGLLSLGCHALLEPSVSLSARDGLLIAALGLGPLGGAFFLWDAALKLGDARQIGVLSYLTPLLSTLILLWTTGRPLSWNIGLATALILGAAVAGTRAR
- a CDS encoding HPr family phosphocarrier protein; this translates as MIKNETTISNKLGLHARASAKLTKLAGSFPCEVWMSKGERRVNAKSIMGVMMLAAGIGSQVTLETNGPQEQEAMDALLALIADKFGEGG